Proteins from one Acidiphilium multivorum AIU301 genomic window:
- a CDS encoding P-loop NTPase family protein: MSQNERPPNSVRSLIERLAAGLDAEGMPVINPNEPQAASQPARQASAAAEPLALRAARFSSPLAPRRQHRPAVVSLAQLEENGMVALRRHRHVGEEFRIVRHHVLEHFQQAQGQHDPVRRNNIVLVTSPRDGDGKSFAALNLAGLLAEGGDRDIVLVDADFGGASLTAHFGLAESPGLLEFGDSPRQLAGSIPLGTAIDRLVFIPVGGSADAEARTALAAQRHVRSLASAVADSYEDAIVVVDAPACLTRSDATEISAIAGQAILVVQAGQTRRAEIEQSLDLLDSCPQLSLLLNRAAKRRRGLFARRG, from the coding sequence ATGAGCCAGAACGAACGTCCGCCGAATTCCGTCCGCAGCCTGATCGAGCGCCTCGCCGCCGGGCTGGACGCCGAGGGGATGCCGGTGATCAACCCGAACGAGCCGCAGGCCGCATCGCAACCGGCCCGCCAGGCATCCGCCGCGGCCGAACCGCTCGCGCTGCGCGCCGCGCGATTCTCCTCGCCCCTCGCGCCGCGCCGCCAGCACCGCCCTGCCGTCGTGTCGCTGGCCCAGCTGGAGGAAAACGGCATGGTCGCCCTTCGTCGTCACCGTCATGTTGGCGAGGAGTTCCGGATCGTCCGCCACCATGTGCTGGAACACTTCCAGCAGGCGCAGGGGCAGCACGACCCGGTGCGCCGCAACAACATCGTCCTCGTCACCAGCCCGCGCGACGGCGACGGCAAGAGTTTCGCCGCGCTGAATCTCGCCGGCCTGCTGGCGGAGGGCGGGGATCGCGACATCGTGCTCGTCGATGCCGATTTCGGCGGCGCCTCGCTGACCGCGCATTTCGGTCTTGCGGAATCGCCCGGCCTTCTCGAATTCGGCGACTCGCCAAGGCAACTCGCCGGATCGATCCCGCTCGGCACCGCGATCGACCGGCTGGTGTTCATTCCCGTCGGCGGTTCGGCCGACGCCGAAGCCCGCACCGCTCTGGCCGCCCAGCGGCATGTCCGCAGCCTGGCCAGCGCGGTGGCCGACAGCTACGAGGACGCGATCGTCGTGGTCGACGCCCCGGCCTGCCTGACCAGGAGCGACGCCACCGAAATCTCCGCGATCGCCGGGCAGGCGATCCTGGTGGTGCAGGCCGGGCAGACGCGCCGCGCCGAAATCGAACAGTCGCTCGACCTGCTCGATTCCTGCCCGCAGCTCAGCCTGCTGCTGAACCGCGCGGCGAAGCGCCGGCGCGGCCTGTTCGCCAGAAGGGGCTGA
- a CDS encoding XrtA system polysaccharide chain length determinant produces MEQLIETALRLLATAWRKRWYALATAWLVCALGWTAVMLLPPNFEASAQLYVAADPVLTPLLRGIAINGNSEQEFNLLRQTLLSTPNLQHLIDREGLHAQGPGAREALVRRLRARVTVVPQSRNLFTIRYVGHDPRRAYNIIAGLVNIYVERASDHNQSDIDNAGKFLQSQIDYFHNQLKSLEARRAAFQAKYLELLPGSDGVSAVRASGARVRKLETELQDAKAEQALLASELAKTKPLLSETQAAGGNPALAAALANLARLRQQYTNSYPGVQAAERQVKALEHGPAGGGKSSYSVPVANPVYKALHLEILQTQTRILETTRALARAKVEHAKLTALARSAPGVEAKFINLNRNYGVLQKEYQDLISRREAMRIGAAANIDANQVQLQVINPPVLPRLPIGPNRRLFLVAVLVLGIGAGLGVGVLLGELEGRVRSEADLRGFGIPVIGQISDISPQSGVIMPALRIGIGGSLLLGVFGALFIATFIIGGLG; encoded by the coding sequence ATGGAACAGCTCATCGAAACCGCACTGCGGCTGCTCGCCACCGCCTGGCGCAAGCGCTGGTACGCGCTCGCCACCGCGTGGCTCGTCTGCGCGCTCGGGTGGACGGCGGTCATGCTGCTGCCGCCGAATTTCGAGGCCAGCGCGCAGCTCTACGTCGCGGCCGACCCGGTGCTGACGCCGCTGCTGCGCGGCATCGCCATCAACGGCAATTCCGAACAGGAATTCAACCTGCTCCGCCAGACGCTGCTCAGCACCCCCAATCTCCAGCACCTGATCGACCGCGAAGGGCTGCACGCGCAGGGGCCGGGTGCGCGCGAGGCGCTGGTGCGCCGGCTGCGGGCGCGGGTGACCGTGGTGCCGCAGAGCCGCAACCTGTTCACCATCCGCTATGTCGGTCACGATCCGCGGCGCGCCTACAACATCATCGCCGGTCTGGTGAACATCTATGTCGAGCGCGCGTCGGACCACAACCAGAGCGACATCGACAATGCCGGCAAGTTCCTGCAATCGCAGATCGACTATTTCCACAACCAGCTGAAATCGCTCGAAGCGCGCCGCGCGGCGTTCCAGGCGAAATATCTCGAACTGCTGCCGGGCAGCGACGGCGTTTCCGCCGTGCGGGCATCGGGCGCGCGGGTCCGCAAGCTGGAGACCGAACTGCAGGACGCCAAGGCCGAGCAGGCGCTGCTGGCCAGCGAACTCGCCAAGACCAAGCCGCTGCTGTCGGAAACCCAGGCCGCCGGCGGCAACCCCGCGCTCGCCGCGGCCCTCGCCAACCTGGCCAGGCTGCGCCAGCAATACACCAACAGCTATCCCGGCGTGCAGGCGGCCGAACGGCAGGTCAAGGCGCTCGAACACGGGCCGGCCGGCGGCGGCAAGTCCAGCTACAGCGTGCCGGTCGCCAATCCGGTCTACAAGGCGCTGCATCTCGAAATCCTGCAGACGCAGACCAGGATCCTCGAGACGACCCGCGCGCTGGCGCGCGCCAAGGTGGAGCATGCGAAGCTGACCGCGCTCGCCCGTTCGGCGCCCGGCGTCGAGGCGAAGTTCATCAACCTCAACCGGAATTACGGTGTCCTGCAGAAGGAATATCAGGACCTGATCAGCCGGCGCGAGGCGATGCGCATCGGCGCCGCCGCCAATATCGATGCCAACCAGGTGCAGCTGCAGGTGATCAATCCGCCGGTTCTGCCCCGGCTTCCCATCGGGCCGAACCGGCGCCTGTTCCTCGTCGCCGTGCTGGTCCTCGGCATCGGCGCCGGGCTCGGCGTCGGCGTGCTGCTCGGCGAACTCGAGGGCCGCGTCCGCTCCGAGGCGGATCTGCGCGGCTTCGGCATCCCCGTGATCGGCCAGATTTCCGACATCTCGCCGCAATCCGGCGTGATCATGCCGGCGCTGCGCATCGGCATCGGCGGTTCGCTGCTCCTGGGCGTGTTCGGCGCGCTCTTCATTGCGACCTTCATCATCGGGGGGCTCGGATGA
- a CDS encoding XrtA/PEP-CTERM system exopolysaccharide export protein: MNSDRYRRIFRHKTTLPLLFMAALSLGLASCAAPPAPKVPTVAVPNPTYRIGPGDVLSVFVYGSPDLSEAAVPVRPDGRFSIPLVQNIRAAGKTPLQLQNDIARRLKSYVKNPNVTVIVKSFHGALGSDIRVIGAGKPRAIPYVNGMTMLDLMTEIGGVPRFGLANGAFIIRRTGGHDVKIPVALGALLNQGDLKQNITLQPGDIVVIPRSLF, encoded by the coding sequence ATGAATTCAGATCGTTACCGGCGGATTTTTCGCCACAAGACAACCCTGCCGTTGCTGTTCATGGCCGCGCTAAGCCTGGGACTGGCCAGCTGCGCGGCGCCGCCGGCGCCGAAAGTGCCGACCGTCGCGGTTCCGAATCCGACCTACCGGATCGGGCCGGGGGACGTGTTGAGCGTGTTCGTCTATGGCTCGCCCGATCTCTCGGAGGCGGCGGTGCCGGTGCGGCCGGACGGACGATTCTCGATCCCGCTCGTCCAGAACATCCGCGCGGCCGGCAAGACGCCCCTGCAACTGCAGAACGACATCGCCAGGCGGCTGAAAAGCTACGTCAAGAATCCCAACGTCACCGTGATCGTCAAAAGCTTTCACGGCGCGCTCGGCAGCGACATCAGGGTCATCGGCGCCGGCAAGCCGCGCGCGATCCCGTACGTCAACGGCATGACCATGCTCGACCTGATGACCGAGATCGGCGGCGTGCCCCGTTTCGGCCTGGCCAACGGCGCCTTCATCATCCGCCGCACCGGCGGGCATGACGTGAAGATCCCGGTCGCCCTCGGCGCGCTGCTGAACCAGGGCGACCTGAAGCAGAATATCACCCTGCAGCCGGGTGACATCGTCGTCATCCCGCGCAGCCTGTTCTGA